A stretch of Rhinopithecus roxellana isolate Shanxi Qingling chromosome 12, ASM756505v1, whole genome shotgun sequence DNA encodes these proteins:
- the SIGLEC16 gene encoding LOW QUALITY PROTEIN: sialic acid-binding Ig-like lectin 16 (The sequence of the model RefSeq protein was modified relative to this genomic sequence to represent the inferred CDS: inserted 3 bases in 2 codons) translates to MVTAPPPGFLLEEFPSQPGQPRSQIAPGQAQPQSPEMLLLPLLLPVLGAGSLNKDPSYSLQVFKCRGWXDGAGGPQLTGDPGKGSCSLVIRDAQREDEARYFFRVERGSRVRHNFLNDGFVLKVTALTQKPDVYIPETLEPGQPVTVICVFNWAFEECLAPSFSWMGAALFPRRTRPSTTHFSVLSFTPRPQDHDTNLTCHVDFSRKGVSAQRTVRLRVAYAPRDLVISISRDNMSALELQGNIIHLEAQKGQFLQLLCAADSQPPATLSWVLQDRVLSSSHPWGPRPLGLELPGVKAGDSGRYTCRAENRLGSQQRALDLSVQYPLENLRVMVSQANRTVLENLGNGTSLPVLEGQSLRLVCVTHSIPPARLSWTQEGQILSPSQPSDPRXLELPGVQVEQEGEFTCHAQHPLGSQHVSFSLSVHCKSGPVTGLVLVAIGEMAMKILLLCLCLILLRVRSCRRKAARAALGMQAADTVTD, encoded by the exons ATGGTCACTGCCCCTCCGCCAGGCTTCCTGCTCGAGGAGTTTCCTTCTCAGCCAGGCCAGCCCAGAAGCCAGATAGCCCCGGGACAGGCCCAGCCCCAGAGCCCAGAGATgctgctgctgcccctgctgCTGCCCGTGCTGGGGGCGG GGTCCCTGAACAAGGATCCCAGTTACAGTCTTCAAGTCTTCAAGTGCAGAGGCTG TGACGGTGCAGGAGGGCCCCAGCTCACTGGGGATCCCGGCAAGGGGAGCTGCTCCTTGGTGATCAGAGACGCGCAGAGGGAGGATGAGGCACGGTACTTCTTTCGGGTGGAGAGAGGAAGTCGCGTGAGACATAATTTCTTGAACGATGGGTTCGTTCTAAAAGTAACAG CCCTGACTCAGAAGCCTGATGTCTACATCCCCGAGACTCTGGAGCCTGGGCAGCCGGTGACGGTCATCTGTGTGTTTAACTGGGCCTTTGAGGAATGTCTAGCCCCTTCTTTCTCCTGGATGGGGGCTGCCCTCTTCCCCAGAAGAACCAGACCAAGCACCACCCACTTCTCAGTGCTCAGCTTCACACCCAGGCCCCAGGACCACGACACCAACCTCACCTGCCATGTGGACTTCTCCAGAAAGGGTGTGAGTGCACAGAGGACTGTCCGACTCCGCGTGGCCT ACGCCCCCAGAGACCTTGTTATCAGCATTTCGCGGGACAACATGTCAG CCCTGGAACTCCAGGGAAACATCATACATCTGGAAGCCCAGAAAGGCCAGTTCCTGCAGCTCCTCTGTGCTGCTGACAGCCAGCCCCCCGCCACGCTGAGCTGGGTCCTGCAGGACAGAGTCCTCTCCTCATCCCACCCCTGGGGCCCCAGACCCCTGGGGCTGGAGCTGCCCGGGGTGAAGGCCGGGGATTCAGGGCGCTACACCTGCCGAGCGGAGAACAGGCTTGGCTCCCAGCAGCGAGCGCTGGATCTCTCTGTGCAGT ATCCTCTAGAGAacctgagagtgatggtttcccaAGCAAACAGGACAG TCCTGGAAAACCTTGGGAACGGCACATCCCTCCCGGTCCTGGAGGGCCAAAGCCTGCGCCTGGTCTGTGTCACCCACAGCATCCCCCCAGCCAGGCTGAGCTGGACCCAGGAGGGACAGATTCTGAGCCCCTCCCAGCCCTCAGACCCCA GCCTGGAATTACCTGGGGTTCAAGTGGAGCAAGAAGGAGAGTTCACCTGCCATGCTCAGCACCCGCTGGGCTCCCAGCACGTCTCTTTCAGCCTCTCCGTGCACT GCAAATCAGGGCCCGTGACGGGGCTGGTTCTGGTGGCTATCGGGGAGATGGCTATGAAGATCCtgcttctctgcctctgcctcatcctcctcag AGTGAGGTCCTGCAGGAGAAAGGCAGCAAGGGCAGCATTGGGCATGCAGGCTGCAGACACTGTCACTGACTAA